One window of the Thermasporomyces composti genome contains the following:
- a CDS encoding ABC transporter substrate-binding protein, translating into MPPTFPGSSRRDFLKLAGISSAAIALSACGTPELPPTPEGSGSPTPEREVPRGNPRKIPREKTLMLAFGDGSDVGICNPYASGFNHQRGMAAMLEPLYFYSTFTGETIPWLADGDPVYADDYMSVTIKTRSDAYWSDGTPFGAKDVAFTLTMLKDEKNAAMTYSADIREWVKSAEATDEHTVTITFTKPAPRFVFDYLYFKNDLGIFLVPEHIFSKEKNQYGFLFYDPAKKWPVVTGPYQVVDWTVQRRLLDRRDDWWAVKAGLAELPGPERIIVVPFTDPTNIAQQLINDELDSSLDLRPPVIKQVVEQNPKIIAWSGREEPYGYVDWWPQSLFFNCAVKPYDDPDIRRAVNHAIDRQQLVEIGYEGAGITSELPFPDFPPLRKYLDAVKPLLERYPTNAYDLGEVERIMTSKGYTRDAENLWVDEKGARVDATIYGIVDLVNDYGAILAEQLRAAGFDASLQTPSDSYTRMADGSAKLFLFGFAGAIADPYPSLELMHSRHYSKVGEAGDISSRWRNEEFDRTVEQMASLPVDDPQELPLFLQAMEIYLRELPHTPLVQWLHRIPYNTRYWTGWPTADDPYLPGAFWFKTFALELTRLKPASG; encoded by the coding sequence TCGGGGGAATCCACGCAAGATCCCACGCGAAAAGACGTTGATGCTGGCTTTCGGGGACGGCTCGGACGTCGGCATCTGCAACCCCTACGCGTCTGGCTTCAACCACCAGCGGGGCATGGCGGCGATGCTGGAGCCGCTGTACTTCTATTCCACGTTCACGGGAGAGACGATTCCGTGGCTCGCCGACGGCGACCCTGTCTATGCCGACGACTACATGAGCGTCACGATCAAGACGCGATCGGACGCCTACTGGAGCGACGGCACCCCGTTCGGGGCGAAGGACGTCGCCTTCACGCTCACCATGCTGAAGGACGAGAAGAACGCCGCGATGACCTACTCGGCGGACATCCGGGAGTGGGTCAAGAGCGCGGAGGCGACGGACGAGCACACGGTGACGATCACGTTCACCAAGCCGGCGCCGCGCTTCGTCTTCGACTACCTGTACTTCAAGAACGACCTGGGCATCTTCCTCGTCCCCGAGCACATCTTCTCCAAGGAGAAGAACCAGTACGGCTTCCTGTTCTACGACCCCGCGAAGAAGTGGCCGGTGGTCACGGGGCCCTACCAGGTGGTCGACTGGACGGTGCAACGGCGGCTCCTCGACCGACGGGACGACTGGTGGGCGGTCAAGGCGGGACTCGCTGAGCTTCCCGGACCGGAACGCATCATCGTCGTGCCGTTCACCGACCCCACGAACATCGCCCAGCAGCTCATCAACGACGAGCTGGACTCCTCGCTCGACCTCAGACCGCCGGTCATCAAGCAGGTGGTCGAGCAGAACCCGAAGATCATCGCCTGGAGCGGGCGCGAGGAGCCGTACGGGTACGTCGACTGGTGGCCGCAGTCGCTGTTCTTCAACTGCGCTGTCAAGCCCTACGACGACCCTGACATCCGGCGAGCGGTCAACCACGCGATCGACCGTCAGCAGCTGGTCGAGATCGGCTACGAGGGCGCCGGGATCACGTCCGAGCTGCCGTTCCCGGACTTCCCGCCTCTGCGGAAGTACCTCGACGCGGTCAAGCCACTCCTCGAGAGGTACCCGACGAACGCCTACGACCTGGGCGAGGTCGAGCGGATCATGACCAGCAAGGGATACACCCGCGACGCCGAGAACCTGTGGGTCGACGAGAAGGGTGCCAGGGTGGACGCCACCATCTACGGCATCGTCGACCTCGTCAACGACTACGGCGCGATCCTCGCCGAGCAGCTGCGTGCCGCCGGGTTCGACGCGTCCCTGCAGACGCCGTCCGACTCCTACACACGCATGGCTGACGGGTCGGCGAAGCTGTTCCTGTTCGGCTTCGCCGGAGCCATCGCGGACCCGTACCCTTCGCTGGAGCTCATGCACTCCCGGCACTACTCCAAGGTCGGTGAGGCGGGCGACATCAGCAGCCGCTGGCGCAACGAGGAGTTCGACAGGACCGTCGAGCAGATGGCCTCCCTGCCGGTCGACGACCCACAGGAGCTCCCACTGTTCCTCCAGGCGATGGAGATCTACCTACGGGAGCTGCCGCACACGCCTCTGGTGCAGTGGCTCCACCGGATTCCCTACAACACCAGGTACTGGACCGGCTGGCCGACCGCTGACGACCCGTACCTGCCCGGCGCGTTCTGGTTCAAGACGTTCGCGTTGGAGCTCACCCGCCTCAAGCCCGCGTCCGGCTGA
- a CDS encoding ABC transporter permease translates to MISRRYLVRRILLLVTVMWTAASINFFIPKLSPRDPIRERLMLAATQGGRNQTGLEAMVEAYNQQFGLDQPLWKQYLTAMLKVVRFDYGYSISQYPRTVNSIIKDALPWTLGLGLMSILIAFVIGTLLGALLGWPRCPRWLRIFVPASMLTSAVPAFVLGFLLIYLFAFQLKIFPLSGAYSRTATPEWSLEFALDIAKHAFLPACALVLFQLGGQALQMRSLMVMTVGEDYITFAEAKGLRPRRIFARYAVRNAMLPQVTGLVMSLGTFVFSTVLVETLFAYPGLGGLINGSIQVLDYNLLYGITMILVFAVCIATLIVDLIYPLLDPRIRYEKG, encoded by the coding sequence GTGATCTCCAGGCGGTACCTCGTCAGGCGGATCCTGCTGCTGGTCACGGTGATGTGGACGGCGGCCAGCATCAACTTCTTCATTCCCAAGCTCAGTCCACGCGACCCGATCAGGGAACGGCTGATGCTGGCCGCCACCCAGGGCGGCCGTAACCAGACCGGGCTGGAGGCCATGGTCGAGGCCTACAACCAGCAGTTCGGCCTCGACCAGCCGCTGTGGAAGCAGTACCTCACCGCCATGCTGAAGGTGGTGCGGTTCGACTACGGATACTCGATCTCGCAGTATCCGCGGACAGTCAACTCGATCATCAAGGACGCGCTGCCCTGGACGCTCGGCCTGGGGCTGATGTCGATCCTCATCGCGTTCGTCATCGGCACGCTGCTCGGTGCCCTGCTCGGCTGGCCGCGCTGTCCACGCTGGCTGCGCATCTTCGTGCCCGCCAGCATGCTGACCAGCGCCGTCCCAGCGTTCGTGCTCGGGTTCCTGCTGATCTACCTCTTCGCGTTCCAGCTCAAGATCTTCCCGCTGTCGGGGGCGTACTCGCGCACCGCGACGCCGGAATGGTCCCTCGAGTTCGCGCTCGACATCGCCAAGCACGCGTTCCTCCCCGCATGCGCCTTGGTGCTGTTCCAGCTCGGCGGCCAAGCCCTGCAGATGCGCAGCCTCATGGTCATGACCGTGGGGGAGGACTACATCACCTTCGCCGAGGCCAAAGGGCTGCGCCCGCGTCGCATCTTCGCGCGGTACGCGGTCCGCAACGCGATGCTGCCTCAGGTGACCGGCCTGGTGATGTCGCTCGGCACGTTCGTCTTCTCCACCGTGCTCGTCGAGACGCTCTTCGCGTATCCAGGTCTCGGCGGCTTGATCAACGGGTCGATCCAGGTGCTCGACTACAACCTGCTCTACGGCATCACGATGATCCTCGTCTTCGCCGTGTGCATCGCCACGCTCATCGTGGACCTGATCTATCCGTTGCTCGACCCGCGCATCCGGTACGAGAAGGGGTGA
- a CDS encoding ABC transporter permease gives MVATASQTATMLTPRSRVGRATSVLRYLRRNPLLVIGLAMFVGLILFATVGTFFIDPAKDPYPLAGPASKPPSAEHWFGTDAQGRDLFAVMVVGTRLSLKIGLLAGSIGLAIGIVLGLVSAFYGGWLDSVIRWIVDVMFTIPSFLVMVVIASLLRQYISIENMALILAAFAWPGPTRAIRAQVLSLREREFIRLARLSGMRGPEIIVRELLPNLTPFLLAGFVAALIGAVYAALGLEMLGLGSQREPTLGMTFFWMQRFSALLRNLWWWWGIPIAIICVLILSLYFISFSLDEWANPRSRRSR, from the coding sequence ATGGTCGCCACGGCGTCCCAGACGGCCACGATGCTCACGCCACGTTCCCGGGTGGGGCGAGCCACGTCGGTTCTCCGGTACCTGCGGCGGAATCCCTTGCTGGTGATCGGGCTCGCGATGTTCGTCGGCCTGATCCTCTTCGCCACCGTGGGGACGTTCTTCATCGACCCCGCCAAGGACCCCTACCCCCTCGCGGGCCCGGCGAGCAAGCCGCCGTCGGCTGAGCACTGGTTCGGTACCGACGCGCAGGGACGTGACCTCTTCGCGGTCATGGTGGTGGGAACCCGCCTGAGCCTGAAGATCGGACTGCTCGCCGGGTCGATCGGGCTGGCGATCGGCATCGTGCTGGGTCTGGTGTCGGCGTTCTACGGCGGTTGGCTGGACAGCGTGATCCGCTGGATCGTCGACGTGATGTTCACCATCCCCAGCTTCCTCGTCATGGTGGTCATCGCGTCGCTGCTGCGCCAGTACATCTCCATCGAGAACATGGCGCTCATCCTCGCCGCGTTCGCCTGGCCGGGGCCGACGCGTGCGATCCGAGCCCAGGTGCTGTCGCTGCGCGAGCGGGAGTTCATCCGACTGGCCCGTCTGTCGGGGATGCGCGGGCCGGAGATCATCGTCCGGGAGCTGTTGCCGAACCTGACGCCGTTCCTCCTGGCTGGCTTCGTGGCGGCGCTCATCGGGGCCGTCTACGCCGCGCTCGGCCTGGAGATGCTCGGTCTCGGCTCTCAGCGAGAGCCCACCCTGGGCATGACGTTCTTCTGGATGCAGAGGTTCTCCGCGCTGCTGCGCAACCTCTGGTGGTGGTGGGGCATCCCGATCGCGATCATCTGCGTGCTGATCCTCTCCTTGTACTTCATCTCCTTCTCGTTGGACGAGTGGGCGAACCCGCGGTCTCGGAGGTCGCGATGA
- a CDS encoding ABC transporter ATP-binding protein yields MTSTSTAPRTDRAAGTGEPVLSVRDLRVEYHTDAGAVRAVNGVSFDLMPGEKLGLVGESGSGKSTIALALMRMIKEPGRIAGGQILLHGRDILRLPEKEMRQVRAAEISMIPQGAMNSLNPVARIEDQIVDTLEDHSPKRVAKKELLEKAHAALESVGLRREVGRMYPHQLSGGMKQRVCIAIAVAMEPKVLIADEPTSALDVVVQRQVMGTLLRLQEELGVAVVLIGHDMGLMAQSVDRLAVMYAGKLAEVSPIREIFDDPLHPYTDLLIDSLPKLERRGTFRGIPGLPPSLHSLPPGCLFHPRCPKAMDICAEQVPPYREHRPNRFVACHLHEEGHATA; encoded by the coding sequence ATGACGAGTACCTCGACCGCGCCGCGGACGGACCGAGCGGCCGGCACCGGCGAGCCGGTTCTCTCGGTGCGCGACCTTCGGGTCGAGTACCACACCGACGCCGGCGCCGTCCGGGCCGTCAACGGCGTGAGCTTCGACCTCATGCCGGGCGAGAAGCTCGGGCTGGTCGGCGAGTCCGGCTCGGGGAAGTCGACGATCGCGCTCGCGCTCATGCGCATGATCAAGGAGCCGGGCCGCATCGCCGGCGGGCAGATCCTCCTCCACGGACGTGACATCCTCCGGCTGCCCGAGAAGGAGATGCGTCAGGTCCGCGCCGCTGAGATCAGCATGATTCCCCAGGGCGCCATGAACTCCCTCAACCCGGTGGCGCGGATCGAGGACCAGATCGTCGACACGTTGGAGGACCACTCGCCCAAGCGAGTCGCCAAGAAGGAGCTCCTCGAGAAGGCCCACGCCGCTCTCGAGTCGGTCGGGCTCCGACGGGAGGTGGGGCGGATGTATCCGCACCAGCTCTCCGGCGGCATGAAGCAGCGCGTGTGCATCGCGATCGCGGTGGCGATGGAGCCGAAGGTGCTGATCGCGGACGAGCCCACGTCCGCGCTCGACGTCGTCGTCCAACGTCAGGTGATGGGGACGCTGCTGCGCCTGCAGGAGGAGCTCGGCGTCGCGGTCGTCCTCATCGGTCACGACATGGGCCTGATGGCCCAGTCGGTCGACCGCCTCGCGGTGATGTACGCGGGGAAGCTCGCCGAGGTGTCCCCGATCCGGGAGATCTTCGACGACCCGCTCCACCCCTACACCGATCTGCTCATCGACAGCCTGCCGAAGCTGGAGCGCCGGGGCACGTTCCGCGGAATCCCGGGCCTGCCGCCGTCGCTGCACTCGCTGCCGCCTGGGTGCCTGTTCCATCCACGGTGCCCCAAGGCCATGGACATCTGCGCCGAGCAGGTGCCGCCGTATCGGGAGCATCGCCCCAACCGGTTCGTCGCCTGTCACTTGCACGAGGAGGGCCATGCCACCGCGTGA
- a CDS encoding ABC transporter ATP-binding protein — MPPRDETAREGGGDATPLMELRNVSKVYGGGVLSRTATVALDDVSLTIPGDSPQILSVVGESGSGKTTLASLLLGFISPTSGTVLYRGSDLSRLRGARLREFRRDVQAVFQDPFAVFNPFYKVDHVLTVPLQKFRLGRSKAERQELMVNALEAVGLRPDETLGRYPHQLSGGQRQRIIVARALMLRPKLIVADEPVSMVDASLRATILESLRTVNQTLKVPILYITHDLGTAYHVSDHIVVMYRGGIVEAGDVEDVITAPKHPYTRMLIDSIPWPDPRRRWGSEETGARNGVEVPEDHQGCRFAERCPAAMPRCTQAQPPTYLAASGHAVSCYLYDEKPTLPKERLSALLTQHSSLTSA, encoded by the coding sequence ATGCCACCGCGTGACGAGACCGCCCGCGAGGGCGGCGGTGACGCCACCCCGCTGATGGAGCTGCGCAACGTCAGCAAGGTCTACGGCGGCGGTGTTCTCTCGCGTACGGCGACAGTCGCGCTGGACGATGTGTCGCTGACCATTCCCGGGGACAGCCCGCAGATCTTGTCCGTCGTCGGGGAGAGTGGAAGCGGCAAGACCACCTTGGCGTCCCTGCTGTTGGGGTTCATCAGCCCGACGAGCGGCACGGTGTTGTATCGAGGATCGGACCTCAGCCGGTTGCGCGGCGCTCGGCTGCGCGAGTTCCGACGAGACGTCCAGGCGGTCTTCCAGGACCCGTTCGCGGTCTTCAACCCGTTCTACAAGGTCGACCACGTGCTCACGGTGCCTCTGCAGAAGTTCCGTCTCGGCCGGTCGAAAGCGGAACGGCAGGAGCTCATGGTGAACGCGTTGGAGGCTGTGGGCTTGCGTCCGGACGAGACGCTCGGTCGCTATCCCCACCAGCTGTCCGGCGGGCAGCGTCAGCGGATCATCGTGGCGCGAGCGTTGATGCTGCGGCCCAAGCTGATCGTCGCCGACGAGCCGGTGTCCATGGTCGACGCCTCACTGCGCGCGACGATCCTGGAGAGCCTGCGCACGGTCAACCAGACCCTGAAGGTGCCCATCCTCTACATCACGCACGACCTCGGCACCGCGTACCACGTGAGTGACCACATCGTCGTGATGTACCGGGGTGGCATCGTGGAGGCCGGTGACGTCGAGGACGTCATCACCGCGCCGAAGCACCCCTACACCCGCATGCTCATCGACTCCATCCCCTGGCCGGACCCTCGCCGGCGCTGGGGCTCGGAGGAGACCGGCGCCAGGAACGGCGTCGAGGTGCCGGAGGACCACCAGGGGTGCCGGTTCGCCGAGCGATGCCCTGCGGCCATGCCGCGGTGTACACAGGCGCAGCCGCCGACGTACCTCGCGGCGTCCGGCCACGCCGTCAGTTGCTACCTGTACGACGAGAAGCCGACCCTGCCGAAGGAGCGGCTCAGCGCCCTACTGACCCAGCACAGCTCACTCACGTCGGCGTGA
- a CDS encoding metal-dependent hydrolase has translation MITATFRATGKERRRAMMWRTHAATGLAAGSGLLAVLPIDGVADQLSFVAACAGAALVPDWDHRSSSVTVMWGPLSRAVHRVVRVLFRGHRGGTHDWLVAPPLFAGLAWLASLHPVSTGVAVAIAVGATLRALAFVIPGDNERYWLANLVVSAVVGYASARYAAYPWWLPLAFGLGVLVHIVGDAVTKTAVPRPFSWIDGRDRGDNYDGGPLTTGAWYESRVIFPALLVVTAIGLYAGVPPIANAVSAVISLAGG, from the coding sequence ATGATCACGGCGACGTTCCGAGCGACTGGGAAGGAGCGACGCCGAGCCATGATGTGGCGGACGCACGCCGCGACCGGCCTCGCAGCCGGGTCCGGACTCCTCGCCGTCCTGCCGATCGACGGGGTGGCCGACCAGCTGTCCTTCGTGGCGGCGTGTGCCGGCGCGGCGTTGGTGCCCGACTGGGACCACCGCTCCTCGTCGGTCACCGTCATGTGGGGGCCGCTGTCCCGTGCGGTGCACCGGGTGGTGCGGGTGCTCTTCCGTGGCCACCGCGGTGGGACGCACGACTGGCTGGTCGCGCCACCGCTGTTCGCCGGTCTCGCCTGGTTGGCCTCGCTGCATCCGGTCTCGACGGGTGTGGCGGTGGCCATCGCGGTGGGGGCGACCCTGCGCGCGCTGGCGTTCGTCATTCCCGGCGACAACGAGCGGTACTGGCTGGCGAACCTCGTCGTCTCGGCCGTCGTCGGGTACGCCTCCGCCCGCTACGCCGCGTACCCGTGGTGGCTGCCGCTGGCGTTCGGGCTGGGAGTGCTCGTGCACATCGTCGGTGACGCGGTGACCAAGACCGCCGTGCCGCGCCCCTTCTCCTGGATCGACGGCCGAGACCGGGGCGACAACTACGACGGCGGCCCGTTGACCACCGGCGCCTGGTACGAGTCACGGGTGATCTTCCCCGCGCTGCTCGTCGTCACGGCGATCGGCCTCTACGCGGGGGTTCCCCCCATCGCGAACGCCGTGTCCGCCGTCATCTCCCTCGCGGGCGGCTGA
- a CDS encoding Gfo/Idh/MocA family protein has translation MTSRRPRIAVVGAGWWATTRHLPSLASYDGAELVAVCDTRPERARAAAERFGVPVTATDLPSALAATHIDGVVVATPHTTHYALARTALDAGVHVFVEKPLTTTAAEAWELVERAEANGLHLSVGYTYHYTRAAQFVRHAVRERIGSLVCVAAQFTSSTLTLFAGGDDSADPATPHPTTYADPRLSGGGQGHTQVTHLMGTVLWATGREVEEVFCYMDNRGCDVDVVDVMAFRFAGGGLGTVTSTGTALGHQPPRQRIQYFGTDGVVEQDLLGARAVLHRNDGAVVERALDEGEPAYPAEAPARAFADLIAGRGPNHAPGRDAAATVAFLDAAYRSAASGRAEPVLRRHHRCEP, from the coding sequence ATGACCAGCCGGAGGCCGCGCATCGCCGTCGTCGGCGCGGGCTGGTGGGCGACGACCCGGCACCTGCCCTCGTTGGCGAGCTACGACGGCGCGGAGCTCGTCGCCGTCTGCGATACCCGGCCCGAGCGCGCTCGCGCCGCGGCGGAGCGGTTCGGCGTCCCGGTGACAGCGACGGATCTCCCCAGCGCGCTCGCCGCGACGCACATCGACGGCGTGGTCGTGGCCACTCCGCACACCACCCACTACGCGCTCGCTCGGACGGCACTGGACGCCGGCGTCCACGTGTTCGTGGAGAAACCCCTCACCACGACGGCCGCCGAGGCTTGGGAACTCGTCGAGAGGGCGGAGGCGAACGGCCTCCACCTCAGCGTCGGCTACACCTATCACTACACCCGAGCCGCCCAGTTCGTCCGGCACGCCGTCCGGGAGCGGATCGGTTCGCTCGTGTGCGTGGCCGCGCAGTTCACCTCGTCGACGCTGACGCTCTTCGCCGGTGGGGACGACTCCGCCGACCCCGCGACTCCACATCCCACGACGTACGCGGACCCGCGGCTGTCGGGTGGCGGCCAGGGCCACACCCAGGTCACCCACCTCATGGGGACGGTCCTGTGGGCGACCGGCCGCGAGGTCGAGGAGGTCTTCTGCTACATGGACAACCGGGGCTGTGACGTCGACGTCGTCGACGTCATGGCGTTCCGTTTCGCCGGGGGCGGCCTGGGCACCGTCACGTCTACAGGAACCGCGCTCGGCCATCAGCCGCCACGGCAGCGGATCCAGTACTTCGGCACCGACGGCGTCGTCGAGCAGGACCTCCTCGGCGCCAGGGCTGTTCTGCACCGCAACGACGGCGCCGTCGTCGAGCGTGCTCTCGACGAGGGCGAACCGGCGTACCCGGCCGAGGCGCCGGCGCGCGCCTTCGCCGACCTCATCGCCGGCCGCGGCCCCAACCACGCACCTGGTCGGGACGCCGCCGCCACGGTCGCGTTCCTCGACGCCGCCTACCGGTCCGCCGCCTCGGGCCGCGCCGAACCTGTGCTGCGACGACACCACCGTTGCGAGCCTTGA
- the rhmD gene encoding L-rhamnonate dehydratase, with translation MDTVFAAIYDDRRGGYVNPTHARFVDRFVSLLTSASKRPEVLDAGCGTGTYWSTLVAAGCVSFGVDHSRRMLARARAKHPGVETVVCALQDLGDGPELQHRFDGVLCVDQFLPAREAGNRRPTTLWRRRLASSASARGRPESRQGLLAQSPTSSSQARTTPHHRTGRAMRKDEIVDVRVSFVASDESDPADPTERSTEETESGSHSSPPAQIDRARHWLGGKVANPMTKYPEFRDNRDAGIRADDGGTVVVEVESASGEVGLSTTSGLAAAAIIHQHLARLVRGERASAHTRIWDRMFSSTLRYGRKGLVLHAISAVDLAIWDLHGKVLGEPVHELIGGKIRDAVQVYATGPSPALAARLGFAGAKLPLVYAPCEGEEGFRRNVEIAEQARASVPDDFPLMYDCWMALDVDYAVRLAHAVAPLGFTWIEEPLPPDDYAGLRRIRDRMPPTMTLNTGEHEYTAAGFKLLCEAGVDVIQPDLGWCGGMTEVLRIADVARVYGVKVIPHTCGMPNYHFVVTQPHGELAEFPVLSPDGEALAPQHAPLMLGEDLPENGWLTVSDKPGFGLTLNPEIRLVPAVPAPRTAP, from the coding sequence ATGGACACGGTGTTCGCCGCGATCTACGACGACCGCCGGGGCGGATACGTCAACCCGACCCACGCGAGGTTCGTCGACCGCTTCGTCTCCCTCCTCACGTCGGCCTCGAAACGGCCGGAGGTGCTCGACGCCGGATGCGGGACCGGGACGTACTGGTCGACGTTGGTGGCCGCCGGCTGCGTCTCGTTCGGCGTCGACCACTCGCGGCGGATGCTCGCGAGGGCACGGGCCAAGCACCCGGGCGTGGAGACCGTCGTCTGCGCCCTGCAGGACCTCGGCGACGGACCAGAGCTCCAGCACCGTTTCGACGGTGTTCTCTGCGTCGACCAGTTCCTGCCAGCACGGGAGGCTGGGAACCGAAGACCTACCACCCTCTGGCGACGGCGGTTAGCATCCAGCGCGAGCGCTAGGGGCCGGCCTGAGTCGAGGCAAGGACTCCTTGCGCAGTCGCCCACGTCGTCGAGTCAAGCGCGAACGACGCCGCACCACCGCACGGGAAGAGCCATGCGCAAGGACGAAATCGTCGACGTCCGCGTCTCGTTCGTCGCCAGCGACGAATCGGATCCGGCCGACCCAACCGAGCGATCCACTGAGGAGACGGAGTCGGGTTCCCACAGCTCACCGCCCGCCCAGATCGACCGGGCCAGGCATTGGCTCGGGGGCAAGGTCGCCAACCCCATGACCAAGTACCCCGAGTTCCGCGACAACCGGGACGCCGGCATCCGGGCCGACGACGGGGGCACGGTCGTGGTCGAGGTGGAGTCCGCCTCCGGTGAGGTCGGTCTGTCGACCACGAGCGGCCTCGCCGCTGCGGCCATCATCCACCAGCACCTGGCCCGGCTGGTTCGCGGCGAGCGCGCGAGCGCCCACACACGCATCTGGGACCGGATGTTCTCCAGCACCCTGCGCTACGGCCGCAAAGGGCTCGTCCTCCACGCCATCTCGGCGGTCGACCTGGCCATCTGGGACCTGCACGGCAAGGTCCTGGGCGAGCCGGTGCACGAGCTCATCGGCGGGAAGATCCGCGACGCCGTCCAGGTCTACGCCACCGGTCCGTCGCCGGCGCTCGCCGCGCGGCTGGGGTTCGCCGGCGCGAAGCTGCCGCTCGTCTACGCCCCCTGCGAGGGCGAGGAAGGGTTCCGGCGCAATGTCGAGATCGCCGAGCAGGCCCGGGCCAGCGTGCCGGACGACTTCCCGCTCATGTACGACTGCTGGATGGCGCTCGACGTCGACTACGCCGTCCGCCTCGCCCACGCGGTGGCGCCCCTCGGCTTCACCTGGATCGAGGAGCCGCTGCCCCCAGACGACTACGCCGGGCTGCGCAGAATCCGTGACCGGATGCCGCCTACGATGACGCTCAACACCGGGGAGCACGAGTACACGGCGGCCGGGTTCAAGTTGCTCTGCGAGGCCGGCGTCGACGTCATCCAGCCCGACCTCGGCTGGTGCGGCGGGATGACGGAGGTGCTCCGCATCGCGGACGTGGCCCGCGTCTACGGCGTCAAGGTCATTCCCCACACCTGCGGCATGCCGAACTACCACTTTGTCGTCACCCAGCCCCATGGCGAACTCGCCGAGTTCCCGGTCCTGTCGCCCGACGGCGAAGCCCTCGCGCCCCAGCACGCGCCGCTCATGCTCGGTGAGGACCTGCCGGAGAACGGCTGGCTCACGGTGAGCGACAAGCCCGGGTTCGGGCTCACGCTCAACCCGGAGATCCGGCTCGTCCCGGCCGTACCAGCGCCTCGGACGGCGCCATGA
- a CDS encoding amidohydrolase family protein: protein MIADSHCHAWRVWPYQPPVPDPTGHGSVDLLLYEMDRHGVERAAVVCARIGDNDDNNEYVAKAAARHPDRLAVLADVDCFWRPEYHTPGAAARLRATAERLEIAGFTHYVHDDNDGWFRTDEALELFATAAELNLVASLAVSPRWHADLRDVARRFPTLPILVHHLGLARPGSPPFEDDLAEVLASAAVPTIGLKVSGFHYLATRPWDFPFAEGREVFRRLYEAYGAHRLCWGSDFPAARPHVTYTQSLEVVRAYCDFLPAEDLDLILGGTLTRILDTRRPAPPADG, encoded by the coding sequence ATGATCGCCGACAGCCACTGCCATGCCTGGCGGGTCTGGCCCTACCAACCACCTGTGCCGGACCCGACCGGGCATGGCAGCGTCGACCTCCTCCTGTACGAGATGGACCGCCACGGTGTCGAGCGGGCCGCCGTGGTGTGCGCGCGCATCGGCGACAACGACGACAACAACGAGTACGTCGCCAAGGCGGCGGCTCGCCATCCCGACCGGCTCGCCGTCCTGGCCGACGTCGACTGCTTCTGGCGTCCCGAGTACCACACGCCGGGTGCCGCCGCTCGACTGCGGGCGACGGCGGAGCGCCTGGAGATCGCCGGCTTCACCCACTACGTCCACGACGACAACGACGGCTGGTTCCGCACCGACGAGGCACTGGAGCTCTTCGCGACAGCGGCGGAGCTGAACCTCGTGGCCAGCCTGGCGGTGTCCCCACGCTGGCACGCCGACCTACGGGACGTCGCCCGGCGGTTTCCGACGCTGCCGATCCTCGTGCACCACCTCGGGCTGGCCCGACCCGGCTCGCCCCCATTCGAGGACGACCTCGCGGAGGTGCTCGCCAGCGCCGCGGTCCCCACCATCGGTCTCAAGGTGTCCGGATTCCACTACCTCGCCACCCGGCCCTGGGACTTCCCGTTCGCCGAGGGCCGCGAGGTGTTCCGCCGTCTGTACGAGGCGTACGGGGCGCACCGCCTCTGCTGGGGTTCGGACTTCCCCGCCGCCCGACCGCACGTCACGTACACCCAGTCGCTGGAGGTGGTTCGCGCGTACTGCGACTTCCTCCCCGCCGAGGACCTCGACCTGATCCTGGGCGGCACGCTCACGCGGATCCTCGACACCCGCCGCCCGGCGCCGCCAGCCGACGGCTGA